In Pedosphaera parvula Ellin514, a single window of DNA contains:
- a CDS encoding glycosyltransferase family 4 protein, with the protein MTADSIGGVWTYALELASALAPSGVEVILASMGSRLDRHQVRQASSIPNVEVFESSFKLEWMKEPWRDLSLAGDWLLDLETRHPADIIHLNGYAHAVLPWRAPVLVAGHSCILSWWRAVKGVDAPQSFHRYSEAVRMGISAAQLIVAPSQAMLSALSRHYGPLPDSMVIYNGRNPVRFTSGRKENLILSAGRLWDEAKNIGSLAEIAHELSWPVYVAGESKHPDGINFAHEKVNLLGSLSMDELVPWFTRAAIYVLPARYEPFGLSVLEAALSGCALVLGDIPSLREIWQKDAVYVSPDDTTGILDALNKLITDQAQLTHLGRRARLRALNFDHQTMARHYLSAYSNLIRKQQHNVRAQPVCIS; encoded by the coding sequence ATGACCGCTGATAGCATCGGCGGCGTTTGGACTTACGCCTTGGAACTTGCATCCGCCCTCGCGCCCAGCGGAGTCGAAGTGATTCTTGCCAGCATGGGATCACGTCTCGACCGGCATCAGGTGAGGCAGGCCAGCTCGATTCCAAATGTCGAGGTCTTTGAAAGCAGTTTCAAATTGGAATGGATGAAAGAACCCTGGCGTGATTTGTCATTGGCTGGTGATTGGCTTTTGGATTTGGAGACGCGCCATCCTGCCGACATCATTCATCTTAATGGATACGCTCACGCCGTCTTGCCCTGGCGGGCTCCGGTATTGGTTGCAGGCCATTCCTGCATTCTCTCCTGGTGGAGAGCTGTTAAAGGTGTGGATGCTCCTCAATCCTTCCATCGATATTCTGAAGCCGTCCGTATGGGAATCAGTGCCGCCCAACTGATTGTTGCGCCATCCCAGGCGATGCTCTCCGCTCTATCCAGGCACTATGGGCCTCTGCCTGATTCAATGGTGATTTACAATGGCCGGAACCCGGTTCGATTTACGTCAGGGCGAAAAGAAAACCTGATCCTCTCCGCAGGCCGATTATGGGATGAGGCGAAAAATATTGGTTCCCTGGCAGAAATCGCACACGAACTCTCCTGGCCGGTTTACGTAGCCGGGGAATCGAAACACCCCGACGGTATCAATTTCGCGCATGAGAAAGTGAACCTTCTCGGGAGCCTGTCAATGGATGAATTGGTTCCTTGGTTTACGAGAGCAGCAATATATGTTCTGCCCGCCCGTTACGAACCTTTCGGACTGTCTGTTCTCGAAGCGGCTTTGTCCGGTTGCGCATTGGTTTTGGGCGATATCCCCAGTCTGCGTGAGATTTGGCAGAAGGATGCCGTGTACGTCTCACCGGATGATACAACAGGAATATTGGACGCGCTTAACAAACTGATTACCGATCAGGCGCAATTGACACACTTGGGCAGGCGCGCCCGCTTGCGCGCCCTCAATTTTGATCATCAAACGATGGCCCGGCACTATTTGTCGGCCTATTCGAATCTGATTCGAAAGCAACAACACAATGTTAGGGCTCAGCCTGTATGCATATCGTGA
- a CDS encoding Gfo/Idh/MocA family protein: MITIQETCDTQVRITSQPKLKPRLGFLGVGWIGRHRLEAVANSKMAEVVAIADPAQDLLQKAAESAPKAVLLHSLDELLEFGLDGLVIATPSALHADQAVAALERGVAVFCQKPLGRNEAETLRVIDAARSADLLLGVDLSYHHMTQVRMVADLIQSGELGDIYVVDLMFHNAYGPDKAWFYDRKLSGGGCVIDLGVHLVDLALSCLNSPAACKVTSRLFSHGRPISDDSQQVEDYAVARIDLANNTTLQLSCSWKLPAGCDAIIAASFYGTKGGASFRNIDGSFYNFMAERFRGTQREILSSAQEEWGGKAAIDWTRRLSESPRFDPEVNRLIQVASILDAIYRG; this comes from the coding sequence ATGATTACCATCCAGGAAACTTGTGATACTCAAGTTCGCATTACTAGTCAGCCAAAGCTCAAGCCCCGTTTGGGCTTCCTGGGAGTAGGCTGGATTGGCCGACACCGGCTGGAGGCGGTTGCCAACAGCAAAATGGCAGAGGTGGTGGCCATTGCTGATCCAGCGCAAGACTTGTTGCAAAAGGCCGCTGAAAGCGCGCCAAAAGCAGTTCTTTTGCATTCACTCGACGAACTGCTTGAATTCGGCTTGGACGGATTGGTAATTGCCACTCCAAGTGCCTTGCATGCCGATCAGGCGGTGGCTGCTTTGGAACGTGGAGTGGCGGTTTTTTGCCAAAAGCCCCTGGGCAGAAATGAAGCCGAGACGCTTCGCGTCATCGATGCCGCCCGCTCGGCCGATTTGCTTTTGGGCGTGGATCTTTCCTACCACCATATGACACAAGTCCGGATGGTGGCCGACCTCATCCAATCTGGTGAATTGGGCGATATTTATGTCGTCGACTTGATGTTTCACAATGCTTACGGTCCGGACAAGGCATGGTTTTATGATCGCAAATTGTCGGGTGGGGGGTGCGTCATCGATCTGGGCGTCCACCTGGTGGACCTCGCGCTCAGCTGTCTCAACTCTCCTGCGGCGTGCAAAGTAACCAGCCGTTTGTTCTCACATGGTCGACCAATCTCAGACGATTCACAGCAGGTGGAAGATTATGCAGTCGCACGGATTGATCTGGCCAACAACACAACGCTTCAACTCTCTTGCTCGTGGAAATTGCCGGCGGGCTGCGATGCCATCATTGCGGCTTCCTTTTATGGAACTAAAGGTGGCGCCTCCTTCAGAAATATTGACGGATCATTTTACAATTTTATGGCGGAACGCTTTCGCGGAACTCAAAGGGAAATTCTCTCTTCAGCCCAGGAGGAATGGGGCGGTAAAGCTGCCATCGATTGGACTCGCCGACTTTCAGAATCGCCACGTTTTGATCCCGAAGTGAACAGGTTAATTCAAGTCGCTTCAATCCTGGATGCCATTTATCGCGGATAA
- a CDS encoding MDR/zinc-dependent alcohol dehydrogenase-like family protein gives MDRNKFMRAAVVESPLKIRIDKVPLPVPDVGAVRVRLEGCGVCGSNLSAWEGRPWFNYPLAPGELGHEGWGIVDALGSNTTKFKLGDRVAMLSYRAYAEYDVASEESMVKLPENLRNHLFPGEPLACAINVFRRCRIEPGQNVAIVGIGFMGALLTALAAQSGVNVIAISRRKTALQVAQACGAAEAIPMEDHFRIIDQVNTFTKSQGCDCVIEAVGCQGPLDLAGELTRERGRLVIAGYHQDGPRQINLQLWNWRGLDVINAHERDPAIYLRGMEAAVEAVASGTLNPAPLFTHTYKLEELPEALNAMKNRPDKFMKALITL, from the coding sequence ATGGACAGGAACAAATTTATGCGGGCGGCAGTGGTGGAATCACCTCTCAAAATCCGTATTGATAAAGTCCCTCTGCCAGTGCCGGATGTTGGCGCTGTGCGTGTGCGTCTTGAAGGCTGTGGGGTCTGTGGATCGAACCTTTCTGCCTGGGAAGGACGGCCCTGGTTCAATTATCCGCTCGCGCCAGGTGAACTGGGTCATGAAGGTTGGGGAATCGTCGATGCCTTGGGCTCGAACACAACAAAATTTAAACTGGGAGACCGCGTTGCCATGCTCTCCTATCGAGCCTACGCAGAATACGATGTGGCCAGCGAAGAGAGCATGGTAAAACTTCCTGAAAACCTGCGGAATCATCTGTTTCCTGGAGAACCACTAGCTTGTGCAATCAATGTTTTTCGCCGCTGCCGCATTGAACCGGGACAAAACGTTGCCATTGTGGGCATCGGATTCATGGGGGCGCTCCTCACCGCGCTTGCGGCTCAATCGGGCGTAAATGTGATTGCCATTTCACGTCGCAAAACTGCACTGCAGGTGGCGCAAGCCTGCGGGGCTGCCGAGGCTATTCCGATGGAGGATCACTTCCGGATTATCGATCAGGTGAACACATTTACCAAAAGCCAGGGATGCGACTGTGTCATCGAAGCCGTGGGTTGCCAAGGTCCTCTGGACCTGGCAGGCGAACTCACACGCGAGCGGGGTCGACTCGTAATTGCCGGTTATCATCAGGACGGTCCGCGCCAGATTAATCTGCAACTCTGGAATTGGCGCGGACTGGACGTGATCAACGCACATGAACGCGACCCGGCAATTTATCTGCGAGGAATGGAGGCTGCCGTTGAAGCCGTTGCATCCGGCACTCTTAATCCGGCTCCTCTTTTCACCCACACATATAAATTGGAGGAACTCCCCGAAGCACTGAATGCGATGAAGAATCGACCGGATAAATTCATGAAGGCTCTCATTACTCTATGA
- a CDS encoding NAD-dependent epimerase/dehydratase family protein yields MNLKNHAKRNGMSNGTEQMNSSSHLPSISRTSQRQKPVLITGGAGFIGTNVAHRFLSKGQPVLIYENLSRPGVQRNLEWLQKTHGDLLEVEIAGIQDADKIRRAARHASKVFHFAAQVAVTSSLLDPVHDFEVNARGTLNLLEGLRSLSTPPPLLFTSTNKVYGDLHDVDLQMRDGRYEPVDPLLRTHGFNESRQLDFHSPYGCSKGCACEYVLDYARTFKMPAVAFHMSCIYGPHQFGNEDQGWVAHFLIQALRNKPITVYGDGRQVRDILFVEDLIDAFLLAHENIGSFSGQAFNIGGSPANTSSLIELLALIKNLQGNEPEVHFDDWRPADQRYYVSDIRKFSSATGWAPKVDVQQGVSRLFHWLKENHPRSTEVLKTSDFPVNRLSKKSDNSRHSFANGTVCTGHKKVPRTKHLYEAGDTHVKCPDRKMEKLL; encoded by the coding sequence ATGAACTTAAAAAATCATGCCAAACGAAATGGGATGTCCAATGGGACGGAACAAATGAACTCCAGTTCTCACCTGCCTTCCATTTCCAGAACGTCTCAAAGACAAAAGCCAGTCTTGATTACCGGCGGCGCGGGATTTATTGGCACGAATGTGGCCCACAGATTCCTTTCAAAGGGCCAGCCGGTTCTCATCTATGAAAATCTTTCACGTCCCGGTGTCCAGCGTAATCTGGAGTGGCTGCAAAAAACTCACGGTGACCTGCTGGAGGTGGAAATCGCTGGGATTCAGGATGCCGATAAAATTCGCCGGGCAGCCCGGCATGCCTCGAAAGTTTTTCACTTTGCTGCCCAGGTGGCAGTCACAAGCAGTCTTCTCGATCCGGTTCACGATTTTGAAGTCAATGCTCGGGGCACACTCAACCTCCTGGAGGGTTTGCGGTCATTGTCGACGCCACCGCCGCTGTTATTCACCAGCACGAACAAGGTGTATGGCGATCTTCATGACGTGGATTTACAGATGCGTGATGGGCGATATGAGCCAGTCGATCCGCTGTTGCGCACCCACGGTTTTAACGAGTCGCGCCAGCTCGACTTTCACAGCCCTTATGGCTGCTCGAAAGGCTGCGCGTGTGAGTATGTGCTCGATTATGCGCGCACCTTTAAAATGCCGGCAGTGGCATTTCACATGAGTTGCATCTACGGTCCGCATCAATTTGGCAATGAAGATCAGGGCTGGGTTGCTCATTTTCTCATTCAAGCCCTTCGAAACAAACCAATCACCGTCTATGGCGATGGACGGCAGGTGCGTGACATTCTTTTCGTCGAAGATTTAATTGATGCATTTCTCCTGGCCCACGAGAATATTGGCAGCTTTTCGGGGCAGGCATTTAACATTGGCGGCAGTCCAGCTAACACCAGCAGCCTGATCGAACTGCTGGCATTGATTAAGAACTTGCAGGGAAATGAGCCGGAAGTGCATTTTGACGACTGGCGTCCGGCTGACCAACGTTATTACGTCTCGGACATTCGCAAATTCTCGTCGGCCACTGGCTGGGCTCCCAAAGTAGATGTGCAACAAGGAGTCAGCCGTCTCTTCCACTGGTTGAAGGAAAACCATCCTCGCTCAACGGAAGTGCTTAAAACTAGCGACTTCCCAGTCAATCGCTTGAGCAAGAAAAGCGATAACTCGCGACATTCCTTTGCCAACGGCACTGTTTGCACCGGCCATAAAAAAGTGCCTCGCACGAAACACTTATACGAGGCCGGAGACACGCATGTGAAATGTCCGGACCGTAAGATGGAAAAATTATTGTAG
- a CDS encoding NAD-dependent epimerase/dehydratase family protein, whose amino-acid sequence MSKKVLITGGAGFIGSHLTDELLEQGYDVRILDNLAPQVHGPQPQRPSYLNSEAELIVGDVRDAGKLRHALEDIDAVYHLAAMVGVGQSMYEVAEYTSVNNEGTAVLLQALIEKPVEKLVVASSMSLYGEGLYRSAAGTLVSGTDRDLAQLKARDWELHGPNGEVLVPVPTPETKLPCLASVYALSKFDQEQMCLILGKAYNIPTVALRFFNVFGTRQALSNPYTGVLAIFASRLMNNNSPCIFEDGLQQRDFVSVYDIARACRLAMETSAAAGGVFNLGSGRHYTIKEIAGGVAKVMGKEYLKPEITGKYRVGDIRNCFADISLARSVLGYDPLVTLEEGLLELVEWLDGQVAEDRVEQAQAELSARGLTV is encoded by the coding sequence ATGAGTAAAAAAGTTTTGATTACGGGGGGGGCAGGATTCATCGGTTCCCATCTGACTGATGAGTTGCTTGAGCAAGGTTATGACGTGCGCATTCTGGATAACCTGGCACCGCAAGTCCACGGACCTCAACCTCAACGGCCTTCGTATCTGAATTCCGAAGCGGAATTGATCGTTGGCGATGTCCGAGATGCCGGCAAGCTTCGCCATGCGCTTGAAGACATCGATGCTGTTTATCATCTTGCTGCCATGGTGGGAGTTGGGCAAAGCATGTACGAAGTGGCCGAATATACTTCCGTGAATAATGAAGGCACGGCAGTGCTTTTGCAGGCGCTTATCGAGAAGCCCGTCGAGAAACTGGTGGTTGCCTCCAGCATGAGCCTTTATGGCGAAGGGCTCTACCGTTCAGCCGCCGGAACCCTGGTGTCAGGCACGGATCGTGACCTGGCACAACTCAAGGCTCGCGATTGGGAACTGCATGGTCCGAACGGCGAAGTTCTCGTTCCAGTTCCAACACCAGAGACCAAATTACCGTGCCTGGCTTCAGTGTATGCTTTATCCAAGTTCGATCAGGAGCAAATGTGCCTTATTCTCGGCAAGGCCTACAACATTCCAACGGTGGCCCTGCGCTTCTTTAATGTTTTTGGAACACGCCAGGCACTTTCCAACCCCTATACCGGGGTGCTCGCCATCTTTGCCTCACGACTGATGAACAATAATTCGCCCTGCATCTTTGAAGATGGTTTGCAGCAGCGCGATTTCGTGAGTGTCTACGACATTGCACGCGCCTGTCGCCTGGCGATGGAAACCTCGGCAGCGGCGGGCGGCGTGTTCAACCTCGGCAGCGGCAGACATTATACGATCAAGGAGATTGCCGGGGGCGTTGCCAAAGTAATGGGCAAGGAATACCTCAAACCTGAAATCACGGGCAAATATCGAGTTGGCGACATCCGTAATTGCTTTGCTGATATCAGCCTTGCTCGCAGCGTTCTGGGTTATGACCCCCTGGTTACCCTGGAAGAAGGGCTGCTTGAGTTAGTGGAATGGCTGGATGGACAAGTTGCCGAGGATCGGGTGGAACAAGCCCAGGCCGAGCTCTCAGCACGGGGACTTACCGTATGA
- a CDS encoding inositol-3-phosphate synthase: MDAKLSQNLKERNGRKKIRVAIVGVGNCASSLVQGVEFYKDAREGDTVPGLMHVGLGGYHIRDIEFTAAFDVNSTKVGRDLSEAIFAAPNNTYKFCEVPALGVKVYRGMTHDGLGKYLNQVIEKAPGETDDILGILKATRTDVVVSYLPVGSEMATKWYVEQVLEAGCGFINCIPVFIGSQPYWQKRFEDRGLPIIGDDIKSQVGATITHRVLTTLFTERGVRLDRTYQLNFGGNTDFINMLERERLESKKISKTNAVTSQLGTPMPANNVHVGPSDYVPWLEDRKWCYIRMEGTTFGNVPLNCELKLEVWDSPNSAGVVIDAIRCAKLAMDRGIGGALVGPSSYFMKSPPQQFTDYEARQKTEEFIAENRNKDDRGNQIVERTKQPVPLGFSDGPRLEGVRGNDADGSDRHPAMPSEIADHPRGNIAN; this comes from the coding sequence ATGGACGCAAAGCTTTCCCAAAATCTCAAGGAACGGAATGGCAGGAAGAAGATTCGCGTTGCAATTGTGGGCGTTGGCAATTGCGCATCCTCCCTTGTTCAAGGCGTGGAATTTTATAAGGATGCCCGGGAGGGAGACACTGTGCCCGGCCTGATGCATGTTGGCCTGGGTGGCTACCACATTCGGGATATCGAGTTCACCGCCGCATTCGATGTGAATTCGACCAAGGTAGGCAGGGATCTATCGGAAGCCATTTTTGCCGCGCCAAACAACACCTATAAATTTTGTGAAGTGCCCGCGCTTGGCGTGAAAGTTTATCGGGGAATGACCCATGATGGATTGGGGAAGTATCTCAATCAGGTCATTGAGAAGGCGCCGGGAGAAACAGATGATATTTTAGGCATTCTGAAGGCGACGCGCACTGATGTGGTGGTTTCGTATCTGCCCGTCGGTTCGGAGATGGCGACAAAATGGTATGTCGAGCAGGTGCTGGAGGCTGGTTGTGGATTTATCAATTGCATCCCGGTATTTATTGGGTCCCAACCTTACTGGCAGAAACGGTTCGAAGACCGTGGACTGCCGATCATTGGTGACGACATCAAATCGCAGGTGGGGGCGACCATTACGCACAGGGTGTTAACAACACTGTTTACTGAACGGGGAGTCAGGCTGGACCGGACGTACCAGCTCAATTTTGGCGGCAATACTGATTTCATTAACATGCTGGAACGGGAGAGGTTGGAATCAAAAAAGATTTCGAAGACCAATGCTGTGACCAGCCAGTTGGGCACACCCATGCCTGCAAACAATGTGCATGTGGGGCCGAGCGATTATGTGCCCTGGCTGGAAGATCGTAAATGGTGCTACATCCGCATGGAAGGAACAACCTTTGGAAACGTGCCCTTAAATTGTGAACTGAAACTGGAAGTCTGGGATTCACCTAATTCCGCTGGTGTGGTGATTGATGCCATACGTTGCGCAAAACTGGCAATGGACCGGGGTATCGGAGGTGCGCTGGTTGGACCCTCGAGTTATTTCATGAAATCACCGCCGCAACAATTCACCGATTACGAGGCCAGGCAAAAAACGGAAGAATTCATCGCAGAAAACAGGAATAAAGATGATCGAGGCAATCAAATTGTGGAACGAACCAAACAACCTGTCCCATTGGGATTTTCAGATGGACCAAGGCTGGAAGGAGTTCGCGGAAATGACGCGGATGGCAGCGATCGCCATCCGGCAATGCCGTCCGAAATTGCCGATCATCCTCGGGGGAATATCGCCAATTGA
- a CDS encoding beta-xylosidase — MDQGWKEFAEMTRMAAIAIRQCRPKLPIILGGISPIDAGFIDLLKSYGLLAYLDAVGVHGFPLDWNHWQINDWPKKLDEIRAVTDLPIWVTEVGVSTFGADEVQTFGIQRTSELLIGNADRVFWYSLLDLPMKWEATTRHKECEGSAYYRHFYMGLIREDRTPKPAIKYFNPEMGICQWFHFEDHRLDFAVEWLRKLGVRKLRTGISWADWERPNALQWFDRQMEALAEFDTTITLCFTPPSRGKASNCTSPPLCLDEFSRFAAEVVERYAGDPVNKSPVEPSLLVD, encoded by the coding sequence ATGGACCAAGGCTGGAAGGAGTTCGCGGAAATGACGCGGATGGCAGCGATCGCCATCCGGCAATGCCGTCCGAAATTGCCGATCATCCTCGGGGGAATATCGCCAATTGACGCTGGCTTTATCGACTTATTAAAGAGTTATGGTTTGCTGGCTTATCTGGATGCAGTGGGAGTACATGGCTTTCCACTGGATTGGAACCATTGGCAAATCAACGATTGGCCGAAGAAACTGGACGAAATCAGAGCGGTAACGGATTTGCCCATTTGGGTGACGGAAGTGGGAGTATCCACCTTCGGTGCGGATGAAGTGCAAACTTTCGGCATTCAACGGACCAGTGAGTTGTTGATTGGCAACGCGGACCGGGTGTTTTGGTACAGCCTGTTGGATTTGCCCATGAAATGGGAGGCCACGACCCGTCACAAGGAATGTGAGGGAAGTGCGTATTACCGTCATTTTTACATGGGACTGATCCGGGAAGACCGCACACCAAAGCCAGCGATAAAATATTTCAACCCTGAAATGGGGATCTGCCAATGGTTCCACTTTGAAGATCATCGATTGGATTTTGCAGTTGAGTGGTTGCGCAAACTCGGAGTGAGAAAATTGCGGACGGGAATTAGCTGGGCTGACTGGGAGCGTCCAAACGCATTACAATGGTTTGATCGACAGATGGAAGCACTTGCGGAATTTGACACGACCATCACACTTTGCTTCACGCCGCCTTCCCGGGGTAAGGCCTCGAATTGCACAAGCCCTCCATTATGCCTGGACGAGTTTTCCAGGTTTGCAGCGGAAGTGGTGGAACGTTATGCGGGAGACCCGGTGAACAAATCCCCAGTTGAACCATCCTTATTGGTGGACTGA
- a CDS encoding SLC13 family permease, translating into MNDIAITFALVVVVVALFAWNRIPVVIVAIGLALALYATGILDAEQALGGLGDPAVIFIASLFVVSAGLDATGVTAWAGKFLIAKAGKSHTRLLIFIMLLVALLTALISVNGAVAALLPMVVVMAIKLGRSPSQLLMPLVFAAHAGSMLTLTGTPVNVLVSEAGTNAGIGAFGYFEFAIVGVPLLLGSMAIIAIFGERLLPQRRGRTIPSNLSKHAQTLIEQYTLDDGIFRLRVRPHSSYIGLSSDSIDFKDYPGLTLVSIQEGDEGGPLQRSTLECGDILIVRGEAKTACSLATDKILAFRSEHAAADVADALFNRTSGLGELVIPPRSGMIGTAVFPGMVTPSSDLVILAVQRKGEDLGPNETVLAAGDTLLLQGTWEALDEHLDDPDVLVVDSPEVVRRQAVPMGVGAKRAIAVLVGMVILLATDAVPAVIAGLVAACSMVLLKVLTVTQAYRSINWTTVILVGAMMPLSMAMEKTGAANLMAERLVNLVGNAGPYALLAGLFVLTALLGQIISNTATALIIIPIAVAAATEIGVSPRPVLMSVAVAAAASFLTPVATPVNLMVMGPGGYRFGDYWKLGLPLMLWFFVVATFLVPVFWRF; encoded by the coding sequence ATGAATGACATTGCCATTACCTTCGCCCTGGTAGTCGTAGTGGTGGCACTATTCGCGTGGAACCGCATCCCGGTAGTGATTGTGGCCATTGGGCTGGCATTGGCGCTTTATGCCACGGGTATTCTGGATGCGGAACAAGCTTTGGGCGGTCTTGGCGATCCTGCCGTGATCTTCATCGCGTCCCTGTTCGTAGTCAGTGCGGGACTCGATGCAACGGGCGTAACAGCGTGGGCGGGGAAATTCCTGATCGCCAAGGCTGGGAAGAGTCACACGCGGTTGCTCATTTTTATCATGCTGCTGGTCGCATTACTCACAGCGCTTATCAGCGTGAATGGCGCAGTCGCAGCACTCCTGCCAATGGTCGTCGTGATGGCGATCAAGCTCGGCCGCTCGCCGTCGCAGCTGCTCATGCCACTGGTATTCGCAGCGCATGCCGGGTCGATGTTAACGCTCACCGGGACACCTGTAAACGTCCTCGTTTCAGAGGCCGGCACGAACGCGGGAATCGGAGCCTTCGGCTACTTTGAGTTCGCCATCGTCGGCGTCCCCCTGCTGCTTGGCAGCATGGCTATCATAGCGATTTTCGGGGAGCGCCTGCTGCCGCAGCGGAGGGGCCGGACAATTCCATCCAATCTCAGCAAACACGCCCAGACGCTCATCGAGCAGTACACGCTCGACGATGGGATTTTCCGGCTGCGTGTGCGGCCGCATTCGTCTTACATAGGGTTGTCCTCGGACAGTATCGATTTCAAGGACTATCCGGGCCTGACGCTGGTTTCCATTCAAGAGGGAGATGAAGGTGGCCCTTTACAGCGCTCCACACTGGAATGTGGCGACATTCTCATCGTTCGAGGTGAAGCAAAAACGGCGTGTAGTCTGGCGACAGATAAAATTCTTGCCTTTCGTTCGGAGCATGCGGCCGCAGATGTCGCGGACGCTCTGTTCAACCGCACGTCGGGTCTGGGGGAACTGGTGATTCCTCCCCGGTCGGGGATGATTGGCACAGCAGTGTTTCCAGGGATGGTCACCCCCAGTAGTGATCTCGTCATCCTGGCCGTGCAACGCAAAGGCGAGGACTTGGGGCCAAACGAAACCGTGTTGGCAGCTGGCGATACACTGCTTCTTCAGGGAACCTGGGAGGCGCTTGATGAACACCTCGATGATCCAGATGTTCTAGTCGTCGACTCACCGGAAGTGGTGCGCCGGCAAGCCGTGCCGATGGGAGTTGGAGCGAAGCGAGCAATCGCGGTGCTCGTCGGAATGGTGATACTTCTTGCCACGGACGCAGTTCCTGCAGTCATTGCAGGATTGGTTGCGGCTTGTTCCATGGTTTTGCTGAAGGTGCTTACAGTAACGCAAGCGTATCGTTCCATCAATTGGACAACGGTCATCCTGGTTGGTGCAATGATGCCGCTCTCGATGGCGATGGAGAAGACGGGTGCAGCGAACCTGATGGCTGAGAGGCTTGTCAACCTGGTGGGTAATGCTGGTCCATATGCATTGCTCGCCGGGCTCTTCGTGCTGACCGCCTTGCTTGGCCAGATTATCAGCAACACGGCAACGGCGCTCATTATCATCCCGATTGCAGTGGCCGCCGCGACCGAGATCGGAGTGTCTCCGCGACCGGTGTTGATGAGCGTCGCGGTGGCAGCGGCGGCCTCCTTTCTCACACCCGTCGCCACTCCGGTAAACCTGATGGTGATGGGACCGGGCGGGTACCGCTTCGGCGACTACTGGAAGCTTGGGCTGCCGTTAATGTTGTGGTTCTTCGTCGTGGCGACCTTCCTTGTACCGGTGTTCTGGCGGTTTTGA
- a CDS encoding GAP family protein — translation MAKLMVSLLPLIIGASFGGPMWAIMTLLFLRGEGGMVKATAFAVGAMIVRVLQGILFGYVFISAVRAGGEVGANFMASTMLLMVGVLLLATVIKTLCKEEDPDAPPPKWMTALDGITALTACGMGALLMLIGMKQWIFTLSAIAVIDEAQLGLTASIFAYLFFAVAAQALVLAPIISRAVAPKQSARVLELLLAWLERRSRAITIVASLIFGVWFITKGVTGLMGHGAETAITNTHK, via the coding sequence ATGGCTAAGTTGATGGTTAGTTTGCTGCCACTGATCATTGGAGCCTCGTTTGGCGGACCGATGTGGGCCATCATGACATTGCTCTTTTTGCGCGGGGAAGGGGGCATGGTCAAAGCGACGGCATTCGCAGTCGGAGCGATGATAGTGCGTGTGTTGCAGGGTATTTTATTTGGTTATGTTTTTATTTCGGCCGTCAGGGCAGGCGGTGAGGTTGGAGCCAATTTTATGGCTTCGACGATGCTGTTGATGGTGGGGGTTCTGCTGCTGGCCACCGTGATCAAGACGTTGTGCAAGGAAGAAGATCCGGATGCACCGCCGCCCAAGTGGATGACGGCCCTGGATGGGATCACGGCACTTACTGCGTGTGGCATGGGCGCATTGCTGATGTTGATTGGGATGAAGCAGTGGATCTTTACGCTCTCAGCCATCGCCGTCATCGATGAGGCGCAGTTGGGGCTGACGGCCAGCATCTTCGCGTATCTTTTCTTCGCCGTGGCTGCGCAGGCACTTGTGCTGGCGCCGATCATCAGTCGCGCTGTGGCGCCGAAACAATCGGCCAGAGTGCTGGAACTGCTGCTAGCCTGGCTGGAGCGTCGGAGCCGGGCGATTACGATCGTGGCTTCATTGATTTTTGGAGTTTGGTTTATTACGAAAGGCGTGACTGGATTGATGGGCCACGGTGCTGAGACAGCGATTACAAATACCCATAAATAA